In one Dehalococcoidia bacterium genomic region, the following are encoded:
- a CDS encoding enoyl-CoA hydratase-related protein — MSEQELASGLVEIEREGRIARVRLNRPEKLNALSRELTAALAEAFAGFAGDRSVAAIVLSGNGRCFSAGADVNQLRELDGATGRAFITHLHELMAAIRALPQIVIAAVHGYCFGGAAELAAACDIRIAAGSARFGMPEIKVGLPSVIEAALFVPLVGLGRAADFVLSGDEWDAAAAQRYGLVTRVVPAEALAAESARLAEQIAGFSGPALRLQKQLIRAWAGEAIDRAIERGIEIFAHAYDTPNPREALDALRERRPPRFSVG, encoded by the coding sequence ATGAGCGAGCAAGAGCTGGCGAGCGGCCTGGTCGAAATCGAGCGCGAAGGGCGCATCGCCCGGGTGCGGCTGAACCGGCCGGAGAAGCTGAACGCGCTCAGCCGCGAGCTGACGGCCGCGCTCGCGGAGGCGTTCGCCGGCTTTGCCGGCGACCGCAGCGTGGCGGCGATCGTGCTCTCCGGCAACGGGCGCTGCTTCAGCGCCGGCGCCGACGTGAACCAGTTGCGCGAGCTGGACGGCGCCACGGGCCGCGCCTTCATCACGCACCTGCACGAGCTGATGGCGGCGATCCGCGCTCTGCCGCAGATCGTGATCGCCGCCGTGCACGGCTACTGCTTCGGCGGCGCGGCCGAGCTGGCCGCGGCCTGCGACATCCGGATCGCCGCCGGCTCGGCCCGCTTCGGCATGCCGGAGATCAAGGTCGGGCTGCCCTCGGTGATCGAGGCGGCGCTGTTCGTACCGCTCGTCGGCCTGGGTCGCGCCGCCGACTTCGTGCTCAGCGGCGACGAGTGGGATGCGGCCGCGGCGCAGCGCTACGGCCTGGTCACGCGCGTGGTGCCGGCGGAGGCGCTGGCCGCGGAGAGTGCGCGGCTGGCGGAGCAGATCGCCGGCTTCAGCGGTCCGGCGCTGCGCCTGCAGAAGCAACTGATCCGCGCCTGGGCGGGCGAGGCGATCGACCGCGCGATCGAGCGCGGCATCGAGATCTTCGCCCACGCATACGACACGCCCAACCCGCGCGAGGCGCTGGACGCGCTGCGCGAGCGGCGCCCGCCGCGCTTCAGCGTGGGCTGA
- a CDS encoding DinB family protein: MADFSKMGVEPTLAAQYSHLVGRLLLYSTLAVDGLTVDQLSDTHGGRANAIGFDVWHVVRTTDNIIHFVFEREQPVWLTGGFHERWGLPKVDQGTGMNPGEAYAQKYPEPEEFKRYIRAVEEAVVPRIAAMDAAYLATVQFIRPWGEIPHMEAIGHGLIGHGNGHLGRACLARSLLGLKGLPY; this comes from the coding sequence ATGGCGGACTTCTCGAAAATGGGCGTCGAGCCGACGCTGGCGGCGCAGTACAGCCACCTGGTCGGGCGCCTGCTGCTGTACAGCACGCTGGCGGTCGATGGGCTGACGGTCGATCAGTTGAGCGACACGCACGGCGGCCGCGCCAACGCGATCGGCTTCGACGTCTGGCACGTGGTGCGCACGACGGACAACATTATCCACTTCGTCTTCGAGCGCGAGCAGCCGGTTTGGCTGACGGGCGGCTTCCACGAACGCTGGGGGTTGCCGAAGGTCGATCAGGGCACGGGCATGAATCCCGGCGAAGCCTACGCGCAGAAGTACCCCGAGCCGGAGGAGTTCAAGCGCTACATCCGCGCGGTCGAAGAGGCAGTGGTGCCGCGCATCGCGGCGATGGACGCGGCGTACCTGGCCACCGTGCAGTTCATCCGCCCCTGGGGTGAGATCCCGCATATGGAGGCGATCGGCCACGGCCTGATCGGCCACGGCAACGGCCATCTCGGCCGCGCCTGCCTGGCGCGCAGCCTGCTCGGCCTGAAGGGCTTGCCGTACTGA
- a CDS encoding enoyl-CoA hydratase-related protein, producing the protein MTMTAYTEALLSRDGAVATITLHRPERLNAFTPKMEDDLRAAIAEVRADAAVRAVVLTGAGRAFCSGADVNAWDARLREGGEPSAVDRWRQNEQRHAMPLGLHELEKPVIAAVNGAAVGMGMDIALACDLRLCAESARFAMLYIKRGLVPDEGGAWFLPRLVGLAKAYELIFTGDFVPGPEAERIGLVNRCLPDAELATAARELAERIAAGPPIALAMAKRAIREGLGLPLRGHFDAIGYYMSVLNNTEDVAEGMRAFVERRAPAFRGR; encoded by the coding sequence ATGACGATGACGGCCTACACCGAGGCGCTGCTCAGCCGCGACGGCGCCGTGGCCACGATCACTCTGCACCGGCCCGAGCGGCTCAACGCCTTCACGCCGAAAATGGAAGACGACCTGCGCGCCGCGATCGCCGAGGTGCGCGCCGATGCCGCCGTGCGCGCCGTGGTGCTCACCGGCGCCGGCCGCGCCTTCTGCTCCGGCGCCGACGTGAACGCCTGGGACGCGCGCCTGCGCGAGGGCGGCGAGCCGTCGGCCGTCGATCGCTGGCGCCAGAATGAGCAGCGCCACGCCATGCCGCTCGGTCTGCACGAGCTGGAGAAGCCGGTGATCGCGGCGGTGAACGGCGCGGCGGTGGGCATGGGCATGGATATCGCCCTCGCCTGCGACCTGCGCCTCTGCGCCGAGAGCGCCCGCTTCGCCATGCTCTACATCAAGCGCGGCCTCGTGCCCGATGAAGGCGGCGCCTGGTTCCTGCCGCGGCTGGTGGGGCTGGCGAAGGCGTACGAGCTGATCTTCACCGGCGATTTCGTGCCGGGGCCGGAGGCGGAGCGCATCGGGCTGGTCAACCGCTGCCTGCCCGACGCGGAGCTGGCCACGGCCGCGCGCGAGCTGGCGGAACGCATCGCCGCCGGCCCGCCGATCGCGCTGGCGATGGCGAAGCGGGCGATCCGCGAAGGGCTGGGGCTGCCGCTGCGCGGCCACTTCGACGCGATCGGCTACTACATGAGCGTGCTCAACAATACGGAGGACGTGGCCGAGGGCATGCGCGCCTTCGTCGAGCGCCGGGCGCCGGCCTTCCGCGGCCGCTGA
- a CDS encoding alpha/beta hydrolase: MAFYERGPVRIHYAEVGSGFPLLLIPGGGLNSALSSWQTASPFNPMDRYKDDFRCICADLRNANPGQSSGPLEIDRPWDAYTDDQLGLMDELGIREFLVMGFCIGGPMIHNLIKRAPERIVAAAMMQPSGFRPELPDLFYQNNIKGWGPGLCAKRPEITMEMVHDFLTSMYTNHADFVFTVPRDFVRTIQTPLLIAPDDVPAHPYAVAMEVAGLAPHAEVTIYPWKDSPEHIDAAVEHARRFLKAHAPVRA; the protein is encoded by the coding sequence ATGGCGTTCTACGAACGTGGACCCGTCCGCATCCACTACGCAGAGGTTGGTTCGGGCTTCCCCCTGCTGCTGATTCCGGGCGGCGGACTGAACTCGGCGCTCTCCTCCTGGCAGACCGCCTCGCCCTTCAACCCCATGGACCGGTACAAAGACGACTTCCGCTGCATCTGCGCCGACCTGCGCAACGCCAATCCCGGCCAGTCCAGCGGCCCGCTGGAGATCGACCGCCCCTGGGACGCTTACACCGACGATCAGCTCGGGCTGATGGACGAATTGGGTATCCGCGAGTTCCTGGTGATGGGCTTCTGCATCGGCGGGCCGATGATCCACAACCTGATCAAGCGGGCGCCGGAGCGCATCGTCGCGGCGGCGATGATGCAGCCGAGCGGCTTCCGGCCGGAGCTGCCGGACCTCTTCTACCAGAACAACATCAAGGGCTGGGGGCCGGGGCTGTGCGCGAAGCGCCCCGAGATCACGATGGAGATGGTCCACGACTTCCTCACCAGCATGTACACCAACCACGCCGACTTCGTCTTCACCGTGCCGCGCGACTTCGTCCGCACGATCCAGACGCCGCTGCTGATCGCGCCAGACGACGTGCCCGCGCACCCGTACGCCGTCGCGATGGAGGTGGCCGGCCTCGCTCCGCACGCCGAGGTGACGATCTATCCCTGGAAGGATTCGCCGGAGCACATCGACGCGGCCGTGGAGCACGCGCGCCGCTTCCTCAAGGCGCACGCACCCGTCCGAGCGTAG
- a CDS encoding DUF5522 domain-containing protein: MPDFELNEDGLMVATRDFLLRRGFCCGCGCRNCPYRGTAQDRRPPALRRDLERPASPS; this comes from the coding sequence ATGCCCGACTTTGAGCTGAACGAAGACGGTCTGATGGTGGCGACGCGCGATTTTCTGCTGCGCCGCGGCTTCTGCTGCGGCTGCGGCTGCCGCAACTGCCCCTACCGCGGCACAGCGCAGGACCGTCGCCCGCCCGCGTTGCGGCGCGATCTCGAACGGCCGGCTTCGCCGAGCTGA
- a CDS encoding DinB family protein: MTTTAAALPLSTFYGGWEMYQRNLAEIIAPLSPEQLVLPASSRHYSIGMVTQHVIANRVWWFHVWMGEGSPDLAPIAHWDPADPVEVPPRSSAELVTGFKATWQLVADVLARWTPADLSQRFAPPPQMREEERRAIGERTRQWIIWHVLEHEIHHGGELSLALGGYGLERIYGTL; encoded by the coding sequence ATGACGACGACGGCAGCGGCACTTCCTCTGAGCACGTTCTACGGCGGCTGGGAGATGTACCAGCGCAACCTGGCCGAGATCATCGCGCCGCTTTCGCCCGAACAGCTCGTTCTGCCCGCGTCATCGCGCCACTACTCGATCGGAATGGTGACGCAGCACGTCATTGCCAACCGCGTCTGGTGGTTTCACGTGTGGATGGGCGAGGGCAGCCCCGATCTGGCCCCCATCGCCCACTGGGACCCCGCGGACCCGGTGGAGGTGCCCCCGCGCTCGTCCGCGGAGCTGGTCACGGGCTTCAAAGCTACCTGGCAACTGGTTGCCGACGTCCTCGCCCGCTGGACGCCCGCCGATCTGAGCCAGCGTTTTGCGCCGCCGCCGCAGATGCGCGAGGAAGAGCGGCGCGCCATCGGCGAACGCACGCGCCAGTGGATCATCTGGCACGTGCTCGAACATGAGATCCACCACGGCGGCGAGCTCTCCCTCGCCCTCGGCGGCTACGGCCTGGAGCGCATCTACGGCACCCTGTAG
- a CDS encoding dihydrofolate reductase family protein: MRKIIVFMSVSLDGFFEGPHHELDWQLVDDELHRHFNQQLGAMGAFLDGRVTYELMAGYWPTADADPASGEPEKEFAVIWREMPKFVYSRTLARAGWNTTIVREVVPEAVRALKAQPGGDLALGGASLAAAFRRHGLIDEYRLYVHPVVIGRGNPLFQPSDAAFTLRLAETRSFGSGVVLLRYQCPDAPDGR, translated from the coding sequence ATGCGCAAGATCATCGTGTTCATGTCGGTGTCGCTCGACGGCTTCTTTGAGGGGCCGCACCACGAGCTCGACTGGCAACTGGTCGACGACGAGCTGCACCGCCACTTCAACCAGCAACTCGGCGCGATGGGCGCCTTCCTCGACGGCCGCGTCACCTACGAACTGATGGCCGGCTACTGGCCGACCGCCGACGCGGACCCCGCGAGCGGCGAGCCCGAGAAGGAGTTCGCGGTCATCTGGCGGGAGATGCCGAAGTTCGTCTACTCCCGGACCCTGGCGCGGGCCGGCTGGAACACCACGATCGTGCGCGAGGTCGTGCCTGAAGCGGTCAGGGCGCTGAAGGCGCAGCCGGGGGGCGACCTGGCGCTCGGCGGAGCCAGCCTCGCCGCGGCCTTCCGGCGCCACGGCCTGATCGACGAGTACCGGCTCTACGTCCACCCGGTCGTCATCGGCCGGGGCAATCCCCTGTTCCAACCCTCAGACGCCGCCTTTACGCTCCGGCTCGCCGAGACCCGCAGCTTCGGCAGCGGCGTTGTCCTTCTCCGCTATCAGTGCCCCGATGCGCCCGACGGGAGATAA
- a CDS encoding alpha/beta hydrolase → MEDADRQTGYAPVNGLKMYYEIHGTGQPLVVLHGSFMTIELMGKLVPELARSRQVIAVEFQGHGHTADIDRPITYENLADDTAALLRHVGVESADVYGYSLGGGVALQIALRHPQVVRKLIVASASYTSEGMYPEVLAGIEQIKPELFDGTPWRGAYDRTAPHPGAFAALVAKLRQLDMTPYTWPAEAVRAIGAPTLIVLGDADGIRPEHAVELFRLRGGGVFGDLAGLPAAQLAVLPGTTHLGMLDRADWLVAIVSPFLDAPLHPSA, encoded by the coding sequence ATGGAAGACGCTGACCGCCAGACCGGCTACGCCCCGGTGAACGGGCTGAAGATGTACTACGAGATCCACGGCACGGGGCAGCCGCTCGTGGTGCTGCACGGCTCCTTCATGACGATCGAGCTGATGGGCAAGCTGGTGCCGGAGCTGGCCAGGAGCCGCCAGGTCATCGCCGTCGAGTTTCAGGGGCATGGGCACACCGCCGACATCGACCGCCCGATCACCTACGAAAACCTGGCGGACGACACGGCAGCCCTCCTGCGTCACGTCGGGGTCGAGAGCGCCGACGTCTACGGCTACAGCCTGGGCGGCGGCGTCGCCCTGCAGATCGCCCTGCGCCACCCGCAAGTGGTCCGCAAGCTGATCGTGGCCTCGGCTTCCTATACGAGCGAGGGCATGTACCCTGAGGTGCTGGCCGGCATCGAGCAGATCAAGCCGGAGCTGTTCGACGGTACCCCCTGGCGCGGGGCATACGACCGCACGGCGCCCCACCCCGGGGCCTTCGCCGCGCTGGTCGCGAAGTTGCGGCAGCTTGACATGACCCCCTATACCTGGCCGGCCGAGGCAGTGCGGGCGATCGGCGCGCCCACCCTGATCGTGCTCGGCGACGCCGACGGGATCCGTCCCGAGCACGCGGTCGAGCTGTTTCGGCTGCGCGGCGGGGGCGTCTTCGGCGACCTGGCGGGGCTCCCGGCCGCCCAGCTCGCCGTGCTGCCGGGGACGACGCACCTGGGCATGCTCGACCGCGCCGACTGGCTGGTTGCGATCGTCTCGCCGTTCCTCGACGCGCCGCTTCACCCGTCCGCATGA
- a CDS encoding alpha/beta hydrolase, with product MSYFNSFAQGLEPLDMTKSDEFASLVASAHDLGLRAPHGVRYVSRNTVVNGLRFHFLEWGDPAAPALLFLHGGNQTAHSWDLVSLELADRYHIIALDQRGHGDTEWPRDGAADRHAKADDAHRLLETLGIDHPVVAGHSMGGIVAMTLLVAYPELARKAVIVDVGPEVGAAGAKYIGNFVSSVHEVNSLDEFVDRVAAYDPFRTREHINRTVRYNLMQRADGKFVSKHDHRDRLEWRPRQTQVVELDDPEPPATTAAENAARIDRPGYEEVARIPCPVLIVRGAQSNVLLPEMAERFARTLARGRLVEVAKSGHNVHSQNTAGFLAVLEPFLQQ from the coding sequence ATGTCCTACTTCAACAGCTTTGCGCAGGGGCTTGAGCCGCTCGATATGACCAAATCTGACGAGTTCGCCAGCCTGGTGGCGAGCGCTCACGACCTGGGCCTGCGCGCGCCGCACGGCGTCCGCTACGTCTCGCGCAACACGGTGGTCAACGGCCTGCGCTTCCACTTCCTGGAGTGGGGCGACCCGGCGGCGCCCGCGCTGCTTTTCCTGCACGGCGGCAATCAGACGGCGCACAGCTGGGACCTCGTCAGCCTGGAGCTGGCCGATCGCTACCACATCATCGCCCTCGACCAGCGCGGCCACGGCGACACCGAATGGCCCCGCGACGGCGCGGCCGACCGCCACGCCAAGGCGGACGACGCGCACAGGCTGCTCGAAACGCTGGGCATCGACCATCCAGTGGTGGCCGGACACTCGATGGGCGGCATCGTGGCGATGACGCTGCTAGTCGCCTACCCGGAGCTGGCGCGCAAGGCGGTGATCGTGGACGTGGGACCGGAGGTGGGGGCCGCGGGGGCGAAGTACATCGGCAACTTCGTCAGCAGCGTGCACGAAGTGAACTCGCTGGACGAGTTCGTCGACCGCGTGGCGGCGTACGACCCGTTCCGCACGCGGGAGCACATCAACCGCACGGTGCGCTACAACCTGATGCAGCGGGCCGACGGCAAGTTCGTGAGCAAGCACGACCACCGCGACCGGCTGGAGTGGCGGCCGCGACAGACGCAGGTGGTGGAGCTGGACGACCCGGAGCCGCCGGCGACGACCGCCGCCGAGAATGCGGCGCGCATCGACCGGCCAGGCTACGAAGAGGTGGCGCGCATTCCCTGCCCGGTCTTAATCGTGCGCGGGGCGCAGAGCAACGTGCTGCTGCCGGAGATGGCGGAGCGCTTCGCCAGGACGCTGGCCCGCGGCCGGCTTGTGGAAGTGGCAAAGAGCGGCCACAACGTCCACTCGCAGAACACGGCCGGCTTCCTGGCCGTGCTGGAGCCGTTCCTGCAGCAGTAG